The following coding sequences are from one Hyalangium gracile window:
- a CDS encoding GspE/PulE/PilB domain-containing protein, producing the protein MRLGELLIQEKLISPQALEEALETQVVQGGRLGTNLLELGMITEKDLARMLGQLHGCAHASGELTPDPQALQLVDLNDADDKDYLPMRVDATRLSVAVINPRDYPTLDAVAFATGKRVVPVIIPEFRMNQLLRRYCKAFRPLRAIDMKAVERPKPAPERHDPTGRLTKQAKGSELISEEEFQSVYAQALTGGARSELINELLEEEEEVITGEEIAAAAEEEEVITGEVVEEEPPGEVYVPLPQAPQPPERPTIPMWTLPAAPAAPPVERPTIPMWTLPDAPAAPPVERPTLPMWPLPDAPRVPEPEQPFASAPPVPDYSLPPVAEPPVAAPPVAAPPVAPARPSAGTPRSIPTIPFIPVPVEPPPAARPSSGFIPVPSDEGASQPAQPWAALPPVAPVVPPVAPSVPPVAAPRQAPVSAPVAAAKPAAAPGKAATRRPGAASTRQPAPKPYSFAEAQAQLAKSLDREDVATTVLRYAVGKWRRCLLLSVQGSLVTGWHGMGRGVRDAAVRRIGVALREQNTFRLVRDTRSHYIGPVRRDTAMNVFYRLLGADKRPEPPFPKTAVILPLLVRGKVVHLLYLDNGPEQLTTPDVGELLILAQSVARSYEEMFRRRKSA; encoded by the coding sequence ATGCGCCTCGGGGAACTGCTCATTCAGGAGAAGCTCATCTCGCCCCAGGCGCTCGAGGAGGCCCTGGAGACGCAGGTCGTCCAGGGCGGGCGGCTGGGGACGAACCTCCTGGAGCTCGGGATGATTACCGAGAAGGACCTGGCCCGCATGCTCGGCCAGCTCCACGGGTGCGCCCACGCCTCGGGCGAGCTGACCCCGGACCCCCAGGCGCTGCAGCTGGTGGACCTCAACGACGCGGACGACAAGGACTACCTGCCGATGCGGGTGGACGCGACGCGGTTGAGCGTGGCGGTCATCAACCCGCGGGACTACCCGACGCTGGACGCGGTGGCGTTCGCGACGGGCAAGCGGGTGGTGCCGGTCATCATCCCCGAGTTCCGGATGAACCAGCTCCTGCGCCGCTACTGCAAGGCGTTCCGGCCGCTGCGCGCCATCGACATGAAGGCCGTCGAGCGGCCGAAGCCCGCCCCGGAGCGCCACGATCCCACGGGCCGCCTGACGAAGCAGGCGAAGGGCTCGGAGCTCATCAGCGAGGAGGAGTTCCAGTCCGTCTACGCCCAGGCCCTCACCGGTGGCGCACGCTCGGAGCTCATCAACGAGCTGCTGGAGGAGGAGGAAGAGGTCATCACCGGCGAGGAGATCGCCGCCGCCGCCGAGGAGGAGGAGGTCATCACCGGTGAGGTGGTGGAGGAGGAGCCGCCCGGGGAGGTGTACGTCCCGCTGCCCCAGGCTCCCCAGCCTCCCGAGCGGCCGACGATCCCGATGTGGACACTGCCGGCAGCTCCGGCCGCCCCGCCGGTCGAGCGACCGACGATCCCGATGTGGACGCTGCCGGATGCGCCGGCTGCCCCGCCGGTCGAGCGGCCGACATTGCCGATGTGGCCGCTGCCGGACGCACCCCGCGTCCCGGAGCCGGAGCAGCCCTTCGCGAGCGCGCCTCCCGTCCCCGACTACTCCCTGCCGCCCGTGGCCGAGCCGCCCGTGGCTGCGCCGCCCGTGGCTGCGCCCCCCGTGGCTCCGGCCCGGCCCTCCGCCGGGACGCCCCGGTCGATTCCCACGATTCCGTTCATTCCCGTGCCCGTGGAGCCACCCCCCGCGGCCCGGCCCTCCTCGGGCTTCATCCCCGTCCCCTCGGACGAGGGCGCGTCGCAACCCGCCCAGCCGTGGGCCGCGCTGCCCCCCGTGGCTCCGGTCGTGCCGCCCGTGGCGCCCTCCGTGCCGCCCGTGGCTGCTCCGAGGCAGGCGCCGGTCAGCGCCCCGGTGGCCGCCGCGAAGCCCGCCGCCGCGCCTGGAAAGGCCGCCACCAGGCGTCCCGGAGCCGCCTCGACGCGCCAGCCGGCTCCCAAGCCGTACTCCTTCGCCGAGGCCCAGGCGCAGCTCGCCAAGAGCCTGGACCGCGAGGACGTGGCGACCACGGTGCTGCGCTACGCGGTGGGCAAGTGGCGGCGGTGCCTGCTGCTGTCCGTCCAGGGCAGCCTGGTGACGGGCTGGCACGGAATGGGCCGGGGTGTCCGCGACGCCGCGGTCCGCCGCATCGGCGTGGCGCTGCGGGAGCAGAACACGTTCCGGCTGGTGCGGGACACCCGCTCGCACTACATCGGCCCGGTCCGTCGGGACACGGCGATGAACGTCTTCTATCGCCTGCTCGGAGCGGACAAGCGGCCCGAGCCGCCCTTCCCGAAGACGGCGGTGATCCTGCCGCTGCTGGTGCGCGGCAAGGTCGTCCACCTGCTGTACCTGGACAACGGCCCGGAGCAGCTCACGACGCCGGATGTGGGCGAGCTGCTCATCCTCGCCCAGAGCGTGGCCCGCTCGTACGAGGAGATGTTCCGGCGCCGCAAGAGCGCCTGA
- a CDS encoding VOC family protein, with amino-acid sequence MDVQGFHHVAIQARDVERVTAFYRDLLGFPELTRHHRPDGSLRSIWVGVPGGGFLAVEAAGGEPEQAPFRHERPGLLLLAFRIPKASRAAAVEVFTRAGIPLENETRWTFYVRDPEGNRVALSHHPED; translated from the coding sequence ATGGACGTTCAGGGCTTCCACCACGTTGCCATCCAGGCGCGGGACGTGGAGCGGGTGACCGCTTTCTACCGCGACCTGCTTGGCTTTCCCGAGCTGACCCGACATCACCGCCCGGATGGCTCCCTGAGGAGCATCTGGGTAGGGGTTCCCGGAGGGGGCTTCCTGGCCGTCGAGGCGGCGGGGGGCGAGCCCGAGCAGGCCCCCTTCCGCCACGAGCGCCCGGGGCTGCTGCTGCTGGCCTTCCGCATCCCCAAGGCCTCCCGGGCGGCGGCGGTGGAGGTGTTCACCCGGGCGGGGATACCCCTGGAGAATGAGACGCGGTGGACCTTCTATGTCCGGGACCCGGAGGGCAACCGGGTGGCGCTCAGCCACCATCCGGAGGACTGA
- a CDS encoding response regulator, producing MARLLIVEDNLELASLMVAAAHSRGHTAQAAHSGEEALALLRPRAFDAAVVDLLLPDMRGTELLTALVPHGIPAIAISGVYKGDKLAREATTVYGARDFFGKPFELDALLDALEQKCGLPRLTPPPPPPPEAQEDEEAMLELLELLPSDEVPEEEAKEEKKEQKKPLPEDEEVTTPVATALSAADLAELASEPVVASSESLMGLADLAEAAATPPPEGESQAPQGPAEPEIFLPFGEREKVWTKEASQEPPAPPRERRRALPEWTLEGEIKEATIPRLLNAYYEARHHGELKLKQGQILKVVYFEAGQPVYAASNLSNERFARFCARKGLLTESDLQAVAALTKEEGARTGDAMIRLGLLTPEKRRALVEEQVKEIIWSTFSWTSGGYGFSPMRLQRAGLVKLAIFPGDLILEGVLKLETLVALRQKMPRTRRLSPTAAPPYGLHELKLAGPQALLLAYADGSKTVDDLLTLTDLSERETLATLRGLELMGILQERREESNNKRRITFGL from the coding sequence ATGGCGCGACTGCTCATCGTCGAAGACAACCTGGAACTCGCCTCGCTGATGGTCGCGGCGGCGCATAGCCGTGGCCATACCGCCCAGGCCGCACACTCGGGCGAGGAGGCGCTGGCACTGCTGCGCCCCAGGGCCTTCGACGCGGCCGTGGTGGACCTGCTCCTGCCCGACATGCGAGGCACCGAGCTGCTCACCGCCCTGGTACCCCACGGCATACCGGCCATCGCCATCAGCGGGGTGTACAAGGGGGACAAGCTCGCCCGGGAGGCGACCACCGTCTACGGGGCCCGGGACTTCTTCGGCAAGCCCTTCGAACTGGACGCCCTCCTGGACGCGCTCGAGCAGAAGTGCGGGCTGCCCCGCCTCACGCCCCCTCCCCCGCCGCCTCCCGAGGCCCAGGAGGACGAGGAGGCCATGCTCGAGCTGCTGGAGCTGCTCCCCTCGGACGAGGTGCCCGAAGAGGAGGCGAAGGAGGAGAAGAAGGAGCAGAAGAAGCCGCTACCGGAAGACGAGGAGGTGACGACCCCCGTCGCCACGGCGCTCTCGGCGGCGGACCTGGCCGAGCTCGCCTCCGAGCCCGTCGTGGCCTCCTCCGAGTCGCTCATGGGGCTGGCCGATCTGGCCGAGGCGGCCGCCACGCCCCCGCCCGAGGGCGAGAGTCAGGCCCCCCAGGGGCCGGCCGAGCCCGAGATCTTCCTGCCCTTCGGCGAGCGGGAGAAGGTGTGGACGAAGGAGGCCTCGCAGGAGCCCCCTGCCCCGCCCCGCGAGCGGCGCCGCGCCCTGCCGGAGTGGACGCTGGAGGGGGAGATCAAGGAGGCCACCATCCCCCGGCTCCTCAACGCGTACTACGAGGCGCGCCACCACGGGGAGCTCAAGCTCAAGCAGGGCCAGATCCTCAAGGTGGTCTACTTCGAGGCTGGCCAGCCGGTGTACGCCGCGTCCAACCTGTCCAACGAGCGCTTCGCCCGCTTCTGCGCCCGCAAGGGGCTGCTGACGGAGAGCGATCTGCAGGCGGTGGCGGCGCTCACGAAGGAGGAAGGCGCCCGCACCGGTGACGCGATGATCCGCCTGGGCCTGCTCACCCCGGAGAAGCGCCGCGCGCTCGTCGAGGAGCAGGTGAAGGAGATCATCTGGTCCACCTTCTCCTGGACGTCCGGAGGCTACGGCTTCAGCCCCATGCGGCTGCAGCGCGCGGGGCTGGTGAAGCTGGCCATCTTCCCCGGCGATCTCATCCTGGAGGGCGTGCTCAAGCTGGAGACGCTGGTGGCGCTGCGCCAGAAGATGCCGCGCACGCGCCGGCTGTCCCCCACGGCCGCTCCGCCCTACGGCCTGCACGAGCTGAAGCTGGCGGGCCCCCAGGCGCTGCTGCTGGCGTACGCGGATGGCTCGAAGACGGTGGACGATCTGCTCACGCTCACGGACCTCTCGGAGCGCGAGACGCTCGCCACGCTGCGGGGCCTGGAGCTGATGGGCATCCTCCAGGAGCGGCGCGAGGAGTCCAACAACAAGCGCCGCATCACCTTCGGGCTCTGA
- a CDS encoding MYXO-CTERM sorting domain-containing protein, producing MAGLLLATMSAAHAEWRVRGVTGVPNDVRVWGPEVYSVSTNAGAFLFQADQIVDQYPPPVSATSAGTFLSSANCFISYWSSNSVRSQGCGANHLPIVDGVPSGVNRVQITGSGAAYALGRVGNAPGEPKVYFSAGSNGFQNRPWSESGVSLEGTPMALGVLRQGGSEHALVVIDWMSQLDFHWFVDGAKKSTYALPDSPTPPNAVQAIDLFPGEGTTPIALFSRAGGLHRGPLVNGTQPSFVSLPLPTPPGNVTGVDVNTGAGSIYGDGFGMVTVQHGGVASLLSAVPAGQPQEIGLQWRINPTFPTSVNIPRYVSCQGARFCVIAQNKDSPDNLLIYSNVSPPELTLDTGTTLPEGTMNRLFTIRASDPDGDAVRVVVSGSPTPALSLTQTEVPGGVDLRLTANAVCEDIEAPVTVAASDGFQGHDQIVSVPFLVKHTRRMEAPVVSPANTVAQAGGPAETLLATYPVAPSCTPTRFQWRALTTGAPELQHNGGSTAVFRTPDYLCERDGASYVYRVEAVDQGNLESMPRDFTVQVRPWGKPLAPFLTPRVVNLKAGDATQGSAVLTPDTPVHPCDQPAVVGFPGVDTVWDIADGASLPPGVQLKTQQGTVVTGTRAVTPELRVETQACAAAQLKLAVRHFTRDGSGIPGESSVVDVNVDPAWTPLENATLQVSTDLVTPEFVSGVTTVGNVNCIEERGGVMVRITLTHEDGTVIQGNFPPQAPWQLPIVPVCGGQRYSLAAELISGSPLQSAPVAVVQGEVIVPPVDVRLAPLEAPRVVATCGQAASGTLVQRLPPAPCQDVALSWTQVDGPELLQRSFTGPSIDITTKDAEFGELIGQEVVMRVTASTGQLQTSVDHGVAITAEPFVSVERSIENAVGTDTDLIGVSVELLNLTACGVREVDHMEHLQGADYIPGSARFNDAPVEASVEGEWLTAKRLVLEGNAAGRLTYLVRPRLLGSAKFEGQSFVRGVPVSQPLQVPVSEGCGCQGGGSGFAALALAGLSAVLRRRRAR from the coding sequence ATGGCCGGCCTGCTGCTGGCCACGATGTCGGCGGCGCACGCGGAATGGCGCGTGAGGGGAGTGACCGGCGTTCCCAATGACGTGCGGGTCTGGGGGCCGGAGGTGTACTCCGTATCCACGAACGCGGGCGCTTTTCTGTTCCAGGCAGACCAGATCGTGGACCAATACCCGCCGCCCGTCAGCGCCACCTCCGCGGGGACCTTCCTCTCGAGCGCGAACTGCTTCATCTCCTACTGGAGCTCCAACAGCGTCAGAAGCCAGGGGTGCGGCGCCAACCACCTTCCCATCGTCGATGGTGTGCCCAGCGGTGTGAATCGTGTCCAGATCACGGGCTCCGGAGCCGCCTACGCCTTGGGGCGCGTCGGCAACGCACCGGGCGAGCCGAAGGTCTACTTCTCCGCGGGGAGCAACGGCTTCCAGAACAGGCCATGGAGCGAGAGCGGGGTCTCTCTCGAGGGCACACCCATGGCCCTGGGCGTGCTGCGCCAGGGTGGCTCCGAGCACGCCCTCGTCGTGATCGATTGGATGTCACAGCTGGACTTCCACTGGTTCGTCGACGGAGCCAAGAAGTCGACCTACGCCCTTCCGGACAGCCCGACTCCTCCCAACGCGGTGCAGGCGATCGATCTCTTCCCGGGCGAGGGGACCACTCCCATCGCCCTGTTCTCCCGAGCCGGCGGGCTCCATCGGGGGCCGCTGGTGAACGGCACCCAGCCTTCGTTCGTGAGCCTGCCGCTGCCGACACCCCCAGGCAACGTCACGGGCGTGGACGTGAACACGGGCGCGGGCAGCATCTACGGGGACGGCTTCGGGATGGTGACGGTCCAGCACGGCGGAGTGGCCTCGCTGCTGAGCGCCGTGCCGGCCGGGCAGCCCCAGGAGATCGGGCTCCAGTGGCGGATCAACCCGACGTTCCCCACCTCGGTGAACATCCCGCGCTACGTGAGCTGCCAGGGCGCGAGGTTCTGCGTCATCGCCCAGAACAAGGACTCCCCGGACAACCTCCTCATCTACTCCAACGTCTCTCCGCCCGAGCTCACCCTGGACACCGGGACGACGCTGCCCGAAGGCACGATGAACCGCCTGTTCACCATCCGCGCGTCGGATCCGGACGGGGACGCGGTCCGGGTGGTGGTCTCCGGCAGCCCCACGCCCGCGCTGAGCCTCACCCAGACCGAGGTGCCTGGCGGCGTGGACCTGCGGCTGACGGCCAACGCCGTCTGCGAGGACATCGAGGCTCCCGTCACCGTCGCGGCCTCCGATGGCTTCCAGGGTCATGATCAGATCGTCTCCGTGCCGTTCCTGGTGAAGCACACCCGCCGGATGGAGGCGCCGGTGGTCAGCCCCGCCAACACCGTCGCGCAGGCCGGGGGGCCAGCCGAGACCCTCCTGGCGACCTACCCGGTGGCGCCGTCCTGCACGCCCACCCGCTTCCAGTGGAGAGCGCTGACCACGGGCGCTCCGGAGCTCCAGCACAACGGGGGGAGCACCGCCGTCTTCCGTACGCCGGACTACCTCTGCGAGCGCGATGGCGCCAGCTACGTCTACCGCGTCGAGGCGGTCGATCAGGGCAACCTCGAGTCGATGCCCAGGGACTTCACCGTCCAGGTGCGGCCCTGGGGCAAGCCCCTGGCCCCCTTCCTGACGCCCAGGGTGGTGAACCTCAAGGCGGGTGACGCCACGCAGGGCAGCGCGGTGCTGACGCCGGACACTCCCGTTCATCCATGCGACCAGCCCGCGGTGGTGGGCTTCCCGGGCGTCGACACGGTGTGGGACATCGCGGACGGAGCGTCGCTTCCCCCCGGCGTCCAGCTGAAGACCCAGCAGGGCACGGTCGTCACGGGCACCAGGGCCGTCACCCCCGAGCTCCGCGTCGAGACCCAGGCGTGCGCCGCCGCCCAGCTGAAGCTCGCCGTGCGGCACTTCACGCGCGATGGCTCCGGCATCCCAGGAGAGTCCTCCGTGGTCGACGTGAACGTGGATCCGGCCTGGACTCCGCTCGAGAACGCGACGCTGCAGGTCTCCACCGACCTCGTCACTCCGGAGTTCGTCTCCGGGGTGACCACGGTGGGCAACGTCAACTGCATCGAGGAGCGCGGTGGCGTGATGGTGCGCATCACCCTGACGCACGAGGATGGCACCGTCATCCAGGGCAACTTCCCCCCGCAGGCGCCCTGGCAGCTGCCGATCGTCCCCGTGTGCGGAGGACAGCGCTACAGCCTGGCGGCCGAGCTGATCAGCGGCTCGCCGCTCCAGTCCGCGCCAGTGGCGGTCGTCCAGGGCGAGGTGATCGTTCCGCCCGTCGATGTGAGGCTGGCGCCGCTCGAGGCTCCTCGCGTGGTGGCCACCTGTGGCCAGGCGGCCAGCGGCACCCTGGTGCAGCGGCTGCCCCCGGCGCCGTGCCAGGACGTGGCCCTCTCCTGGACGCAGGTGGACGGGCCCGAGCTGCTCCAGCGCTCCTTCACCGGCCCGAGCATCGACATCACCACGAAGGACGCGGAGTTCGGGGAGCTCATCGGCCAGGAAGTGGTGATGCGCGTCACCGCGAGCACCGGCCAGCTTCAGACATCGGTGGACCATGGCGTCGCCATCACCGCGGAGCCCTTCGTCTCGGTGGAGCGCAGCATCGAGAACGCCGTGGGCACCGACACCGATCTCATCGGCGTGTCCGTCGAGCTGCTCAACCTGACGGCGTGCGGGGTGCGCGAGGTGGACCACATGGAGCACCTCCAGGGGGCGGACTACATCCCCGGCAGCGCGCGCTTCAACGACGCCCCCGTGGAGGCCTCGGTGGAGGGGGAGTGGCTCACGGCGAAGAGGCTCGTGCTGGAGGGCAACGCCGCGGGCCGGCTCACGTACCTGGTGCGCCCGCGGCTGCTCGGCTCGGCGAAGTTCGAGGGCCAGTCCTTCGTGCGAGGCGTCCCCGTCTCGCAGCCGCTGCAGGTGCCCGTGTCCGAGGGGTGTGGATGCCAGGGCGGCGGCTCGGGGTTCGCGGCGCTCGCGCTGGCGGGGCTGTCCGCCGTGCTGCGTCGTCGGCGCGCGCGCTGA